A segment of the Aureimonas sp. SA4125 genome:
CTGCCAGAGGCCATCATGCGCCGGCAGGGCACCATAGAAAGAGCCGAGGTCTTTGAGCCGTCCGGACAACAGACGAAAATGCTTCGCCTCCTCCATCGCCACCATCATCCATCCATCGAAAAACGATCGCGGCACCGGTTCGCGGGCAAAGCGCGCGACGATGTCGAGTGCCAGATCGATGGCGTTCAGCTCGATATGGGCGAGGGCGTGGATCATGGAAATCCGGCCCTCCGGCGTATGGACCGAGCGACGCTTGACCAGCCGCGGCGATACCAGATCCGGCTTTGCCGGACGACCGGGGCGCGATGGCTGGGCCGGGTCGCCCGGCGACGACAGGCCGAGCCGACGCTCGAACCAGCCATTGCCGGCATAGTCCGTCAGGCGCAGCTTCTCGTCGAGATCGGCTGCGAGCAGCGCCTCGATGGCGGCGCCGCGAAGGCTCGCCGCACCCCTTTGCAGGCTGTCGCTCACGATGCGGCTAGCTCGCGTGCGGCTGCCAGAACTTCTTCCGCATGACCGGGCACCTTCACTTTCGGCCACAGGCGGACAATCGTGCCGCTGGCGTCGACGAGCACCGTCGTGCGCTCCACGCCCATATACGACTTGCCGTACATGCTCTTCTCCACCCAGACGCCGAAGGCACCGAGCAGCGACTTCTCCTCGTCCGAGAGCAGCCGGACGGTGAGCGCGTGCTTGTCCCTGAACTTGACATGCTTCTTCACCGGATCGGGCGAGACGCCGATAAGCGCGACCCCGAGGGCGTCGAAATCGGTCTTCAGCCGGGTGAAGTCGATCGCTTCCTGGGTGCAGCCCGACGTGTCGTCCTTGGGGTAGAAGAAAAGAACGAAGGGCTTGCCGGAAAGGTCGGCGAGCCCCACGCTGGAGCCGCTGTCGTCGGGCAGGGTGAAATCGGGACAGGGTGAACCAGTGCTGATCATCGGCAGGCGCCTTCCTTTCGGCCAAATGGACTGAGATGGGGTCGGTGTTGCGACCCGCGCGACGCGGACGGGATGCGTCACGGTCAGTCTATCCGTGAAGTCCGGCGCTGGCGAACGCTTGTTGTCGGCCCGCCGTGGCACCCACAGTTCAGGTCGAGGCGATGTTGGGCTGTCAGGACATGTCTGCGAACTCCACAGGGTTTATGCGAATGTCGATGTGACGCTCGCGCGGAAAGGTGATTCGACCGATGGGGGAAGTCTTTGCTGCGGGGCAGCCTGCCCACGCCCGCCCCGCCCACGCCCGCCCCGCCTTTGCCCGTCGCGCCTGCGGCTGAGATGCGCCGCTCCCGCTCCAGGATGGTTGGGTTCTGCAGCACGGGGCTGACCCTGGTGCTCGTCCTTCTCGGGGCGACGGTCCTGACGGTCGGCACCCGTTCGGGCCAGGACCTGTTGCGGCGACAGACCATCGCGACCGTCGATCGCGTGCTCGGCCAGGATTTCGCGGTCGGTCTCGGTCGGCAGACCCTGTCACGCACCGCCGATGGCGGCATGGCGATCAAATGGTCCGATGTCAGCGTGACGCGCCGGGACGAGGAGCATCCCGTGGCACGGATCGGCTCGATCAAGGTCGGACTTTCTCCGATGCCCTTGTTGTCCGGGCGGCTGCAGTTCCGGTCGATCGAAATCGAGGGAGGGACGATCGATCTGACGCGCCCGGCGGATCGCGGCGGTTCGGCACCATCGCGTCCTTCGACCGAACCTTCTCCCGGACCGGCGGTTGCCCGGAAATTCACGGCGGCACTGGCAGGGATCGAGCACGAGCTGGAGCAGTTCGGGCGGGTCGGCATCGATGCGATCAGCCTCGTCGATGTCGACGTGATTGTCCCGGCCGGCTCCGGCGAGGCCCCTGCCACCGCCCGAATCGTCAAGGCCGATCTTGCCTTGGCCGATCGACGGGACATGACCCTCGACGCCCGGATCGATCTTGGCGACATGACACTCCCCCTGGCGGGCAGGATCGACTTCGACGCCTCGGCACGCCGAATCGCGGCGCTCTCGCTGACGGCCGGCCCCGTGGATTTCGGCCTCCACCTGCCGCCGGGCTCACAAGACGACAGGCACGAAGAGCGTCCGTTCGGCACCGATGCCGACGCGGCGATGACCTTTGCCATCGCCAGTGATGGGGCAGCACCGCGCAGCGCTACGCTCAGCCTCGACGTCGGCCCCGGTCTCGTCCAGATCGGCAAAGGCTTTACACGGATGGAGCGGCTGAGGGGCGGACTGCGCTATGTCGAGGGCGAGGCCTTGGTACGCCTCGTCGACACCGACATCGTCTTCGACGGGCTGTCGATGGCGCTTGACGGCAACGCCTCGGTCGCCGGCGACAAGCCCGTCATCGAAGCCATCGCTTTCGCGCTGCGCTCGCGCCACCTTCGATCGACGATCGATTCCACCACCCCGGTCGAGGCGACGCTGGCACTCGAGGGCGCCGCCGACCTCCTGGCCAAGGAGGTGACAGTCGCAAAGTTCGATCTCGCAACCGCCGGCGGCTCGCTGGCGGGCGACGGCGTGCTTCGCATGGGCGCGCCGGACGCGATGACGCGGCTGCGCCTGAGCGCAAGCAATCTGGGAGCTGCCGGTGTCAAGGCATTCTGGCCGTTCAGCATATCCGTCAACACGCGGCGCTGGGTCCTGGCCAATATCGGTGACGGCGGCCGCGTGACGGACGGCACGATCGCGATCGATGTGCGAAACGACCGGATGGATCCGGCATTCCGGCCGGGCAGTCATCCCCGGCCCGAGGAGATGGACCTCAAGTTCCGGCTGCAGGGCGTCTCGGCCACGACGCTGGGCAAACTCCCGGCCATCGTCGACGCCAATGCCGCCATCCATACCCGCGGCGGCGACACGCTCGTCACCATCGAAGGTGGCAAGGTTGCCGGCTTCGATGGCGTCGCCATCACGAAGTCGACCGTCTCGTTCGACCGCGCCGCCGCCAACGCCGTGCAGGAACTCGACGGGCACCTGGTTCTCGGCTTGTCCGGTGCGGTCCCCGATCTCCTGTCGATCGCCGCCCGGCCGCCGATCAACGCCATGAAGGAAGCCCCGGTCCTGCCGCAGGACGCCACCGGCAAGGCATCGGTCACCGCTGACCTGCCCTTCTTCCTTGGCCAGGACGTGGTGAAGAGCGACGAACTCGGCGTCTGGTCGCTCACCGTGGCGCTTGAGAACGCCGGCCTGAACGTCCCGCTGGAAGGCAGGCTCCTGGCCGATATGAACGGCACGGCCAAGGTCGTTTCAGGAGGCCTGAGCGGCAGTCTCGAGGGCAAGGTCGACGGGATTCCCGCGTCGATCACGTTCAATCAGCCGTTCGGCGCCAACCCTGATGGCGACCGGCAGCTCTCCGTGGACCTCTCGCTTGATGGCAAGGAGATTGCCAAGCTCGCGCCGGCCCTCGCCAAGATCGTCACCGGACCCATCAAGGCACGGCTCGACCGAAAGGACGATGCCGGTTTCGAGGCAGAGGTCGATCTTGGTGGCGCCGCGGTGGCGCTGCCCTGGATCGGCTGGCGCAAGGGCAAGGGGGTCGCGGCGGACCTCCGCTTCGATCTCGAGCCCGGCGAGACGGTCACCGCCTTGAAGAACGTCGTCCTGAAAGGCGACGGATTTTCCGCTTCGGGCGAAATTGTCGCGGACAAGGACGGCTTGCGGAGCGCCGAACTCGGCGCGCTGGCGCTGAACGCGGGGGACGATGTTGCTTTGTCGCTCGAGCGTGTCGCCAACGGCTACAGCGTGCGCGTCGACGGCACACGGTTCGATGCGCGGCCCTTCCTCCAGGACCTGAAGGCCAATCTCGGTGCCAAGACAAAGACGTCCGGCGACAGCGGCCAATTGGACATCGGCATCGCTGTCGACACGCTGAAGGGATTTGGCAGTGAGGAAATCGGGGATTTCAGCCTGAACTACGCCGGCAGCGGCGGCAATGTGGCGGCGCTGTCGATCTCGGGCAAGTCGACAGGTGGCCGCTTTTCCGCCGACATGTCGCCGCGCGGCAGGCAGCGCGCGGTCGCCATCCGCACGCCCGACGCGGGATCGCTCGCGAAGTTCGCCGGGCTCTACGACAAGATGGAGGGTGGCGAGGTCATTCTGGAACTGACCGGATCGCACCTGTCCGGTTACCGCGGCAACCTGAAGGCGCGAAACTTCACGCTCGTCGACGAGCCGCGCCTGTCCAACCTCGTCGGATCCAGCCCGTCGCCCGACAGGGCGAGCCTGTCGCAGGCCCTAGGCACCGAACTGCGCACGGAACGCGCCTTCTTCGACCACGCCTCGGCCGGCATCGTCTACGGCCGGAATGGTCTGCAGCTTTCCAACGGCATCATCCGCGGCCCGGTCTTCGGCTCCAGTTTCTCCGGCACTGTCTACGACATCGCGAACCGCATGGATATCGTCGGTTCCTTCATGCCGGCCTACGGCGTCAACCGCATCTTCGGCGCCATTCCGCTGGTCGGCCGGATCCTCGGCAATGGCAATGAGGGCGGCCTCATCGGCATCACCTACCGTCTCGCCGGCGAATTCGCCGCGCCGACGCTGACGGTCAATCCGATCTCGGCCATCGCTCCCGGCATTTTCCGCTCGATCTTTTCCTACGAGTGACGGCCCGCCGGCGCGAGATGCCAGCGGCGTCGACGTGCCGCAACGCCTGTTGCGACCGCTCTCACTTCTCGGATCAGGCCACCGGCCGCAGCAGAACATGCTTCTTGCGGCCGAGCGACAGTTTCACGACGCCGGAAGCAAGGTCAGCCGGGCCAAGAATCCGCTTCTCGTCGGAGACAGGCTGGTCGTTGATGCGCACGGCGCCGCCCTGGACATGCCGACGCACCTCGCTGTTCGATGTCGCAAGGCCCGCCCGCACGTACAGCGTCAACAGCCCGATGCCGGCATCGAACTCCTCGGCGGGAACCTCGATCGTCGGCAGGTTCTCGGCAAGCGCGCCTTCCTCGAAGGTCTTGCGCGCGGTCTCGGACGCTTCGGTCGCCACGGCCTCGCCGTGCAGCAGACCCGTCACCGCATTGGCGAGGATCTTCTTCGCCTCGTTGATCTCCGCCCCGCCCAGGGCCTCGAGTCGCGAGATCTCGTCCATCGGCAGGGTGGTGTAAAGCTTCAGGAAGCGCCCGACGTCGGCGTCCTCGGTATTGCGCCAGTACTGCCAGAACGCGTAGGGGCTCAGCATGTCGGCGTTGAGCCAGACGGCGCCCGAGGCGGACTTGCCCATCTTTGCGCCGGACGATGTGGTGAGGAGCGGCGAGGTCAGTGCGAAGAGCTGCGGCGTGCCCATGCGATGGCCGAGATCGAGCCCGTTGACGATGTTGCCCCACTGGTCCGAACCGCCCATCTGCAGCCTGACGCCGTAGCGCTGGCTGAGTTCGACGAAGTCGTAGGCCTGCAGGATCATGTAGTTGAATTCGAGGAAGGACAGCGACTGCTCGCGGTCGAGCCGGAGCTTCACCGAATCGAAGGCGAGCATCCGGTTGACCGAGAAATGCCGGCCCACATCGCGCAGGAACTCGACATAGTTGAGCCCCATCAGCCAGTCGGCATTGTTGACCATGATCGCATCGGTCGGACCATCGCCGAAGGCGAGATAGGGCGCAAAGGCCTGGCGGATGCCGGCGAGATTGCCCTCGATGCCTTCGGGCGTCAGGAGCTGGCGCGCCTCGTCCTTGAACGAGGGGTCGCCGATCATGCCGGTGCCGCCCCCCATCAGCGCGACCGGCCGATGGCCGGTCTTCTGCAGCCAGTGCAACATCATGATCTGGATCAACGAGCCGACATGGAGGCTCCTGGCCGTCGGGTCGAAGCCGATATAGGCGCTGACCGTCTCCGTCGCGAAGAGCGCATCGAGCGCTTCGTCGCCCGAGGTCTGGTGGATGAAGCCACGTTCCGACAGCGTGTGCAGAAACTCGGACTTGAAGCCGGCCATGAAGAGTGATCCTTGACGGGGGCCGGACGGCGTGGCGTCTGGCCCGGGAAGGCTGCGGTTTAACCAGCATTGCCGCGTTTTTAAAGGGCAGGGGCACAGCTTTGGACGAAACGACAGGGCTTCGCGCCATCGGCCTGATGAGCGGCACCTCGATGGACGGCATCGATGTCGCGCTTCTCGATACCGACGGGATCCACCCGCCGACGCGCGGACCGGCGCGGACCTACCCGTACGAGGCGCCCTTCCGCCGACGGCTGGAAGCGGCGATGGAGATGGCCAAGCGGATCGTTTCGCGTGGCGAGCGCCCCGGCGACCTTGCCGGGATCGAGCGCGAGATCACCGACCGCCATGCCGACGCCGTCAGGCAATTCCTCGCCGATACCGGGATCGACGCAGCGACCATCGACGTCGTCGGCTTTCACGGGCAGACGGTGCTGCATCGGCCAGGCGAGGGACTGACGGTGCAGCTGGGCGACGGGCCGCGTCTTGCCGAAGCGCTGCAGTGCAAGGTCGTCTACGACATGCGCGCGGCGGACATGGTCGCCGGCGGGCAGGGCGCGCCCCTCGTCCCCGCCTATCATGCCGCGCTGGCGGCGGCACTGCCGGAAGACATGCGGGATACACCCGTGGTGTTCGTCAATATCGGCGGCATCTCGAACATCACCTATCTCGACGGCGACAACGATCCGATCGCCTTCGACACCGGCCCGGGCAATGCCTTGCTGGACCAGTGGGTATCGCGCGAAGCCGGCATTGCCTTCGATCAGAACGGCGCCATCGCCAGCGAGGGCGGCATCATCTTGAGTCTTTCCGAAGCCTATCTGGCCGCGCCCTTCTTCGCCAAGCCGATCCCCAAATCCCTCGACCGCTTCGATTTCCTGCCGCCGAGTCCCGATGCCGGCTCGCTCGAGGACGTCGCGCGCACGCTCTGCCTCGTTGCCGCCCGGTCCATCCTGATGGCGGCGACGCACCTGCCGCGGGCGCCCAAGCTCTGGGTCGTCTGCGGCGGCGGCCGCCGGCATCCCGCGATCATGCAGGACCTGGCGCGGGGCGCCCTCGAACAGGGCGCGCGGGTGGTCTCTGCCGAGGAGGCGGGGCTGGACGGCGACGCGATGGAGGCCGAGGCCTGGGGGTTCCTCGCCGTCCGATCGCTGCGCGGATTGCCGCTCACCTGGCCGACCACCACCGGCTGCCGGACGCCCAGCCTCGGCGGCCTTCTCGCGGATGGAACGGGAGCCGGCAAGCATGTCTGACCGTCCGACGCCGTCCGCGCCTCCGACCCGCAACGACCGGTCGGTGGAAGACGGATCGGCGCGCGGGCAAAGGGATGACGAGAGCCGTCAGCGCAGACGCTTGGGCCTGACGTCGACGAGCTCGCCGGCAAGGCGACGGTCGAGATAGTCGGCGCATTCCGTCATCAGTTCCTCGGAATGGTCGGTGTAGAAGTGGTTGGCGCCGGCCAGCGTCTTCTGGGTTATGAGGATGCCCTTCTGCGTCTTCAGCTTCTCGACGAGGACCTGGACGTCCTTCGGCGGCGCGACCCGGTCCTTGTCGCCGTGGATGATGAGGCCGGACGAAGGGCAGGGGGCGAGGAAGGAAAAGTCGTAGGAATTGGGCTGCGGCGAGATGGAGATGAAACCCTCGATCTCCGGCCGGCGCATCAAGAGCTGCATGCCGATCCACGAGCCGAAGGAGTAGCCCGCGACCCAGCAGTTCTTGGAATCGGGGTGCAGCGACTGGATCCAGTCGAGCGCCGCGGCAGCGTCCGACAGTTCGCCCGAACCGTGGTCGAATTCACCCTGGCTGCGACCGATGCCACGGAAATTGAACCGCAGCGTCGTAAAGCCGCGCTCCACGAACATGTAGAAGAGCTGGTAGACGATCTGGTTGTTCATCGTGCCGCCGAAGCGGGGATGGGGATGCAGGATGATCGCGATCGGCGCGTTCTTTTCCTTGCCGGCCTGATAGCGGCCTTCCAGCCGTCCGGATGGGCCGTTGAAGATAACCTCGGGCATGTTGTCAATTCCTAAAACGAGCCTGGCGCGCGACACGAATGACGGCGCGCCTTGACGAAGAATACGCGGCCTTTTAGGTTCTAATTTAGAACGATTCAAAACTGCACGCTTCCACCGAAGGCGCTTTGTAGGCCGGATAGGGCGTGATATTCAAGAAATTTGCGCTTTCGTCCGGCCTGATATGGGGTTGCCGCGAGGGTGCCGCGATGGATCTGATGACCGAGCGTGATCGACGCATCTATCTCGACTACAATTCCGGTGCCCCGCTCCTGCCGGAAGCGCGCGCCGCACTGATCGATTCGGCGGATCTTGCCGGCAATCCCTCGTCCGTCCATGCCGAAGGTCGCCGCGCCTATGCCGTCGTGGAGGAAGCGCGGCGCCGCGTCGCCCGCCTCGTCGGTGCCGATCCGGAACACCTCGTTTTCACCAGTGGCGCGACGGAGGCTGCCGCGACATGCCTGACGCCGGAGTGGGTGATGGGCGACCAGATCGTCACCCTCGGCGCTCTGGCCGTCGCCGACACCGACCACCCGGCAACGCGCGAAGGCGGGCGTTTTGCCCCCTCGGCGGTTTCCCGCCTGCCGGTCGATGCGCAAGGGCAGCTGCGTCTCGACGCGCTCGGGCGCTGGTGCGATGGTCTCGCCTCCGGCAACCGCGCCATGTTGTGCCTGACGCTCGCCAACAGCGAGACCGGCATTCTTCAGGATCTCGCGCCGATCCGCGAGACGATCGCGGGCAGCGGCGTGCTCCTTGTCCTTGATGTCGTCCAGGCGGCCGGACGCCTGCCGCTCGCCATATCCGATCTCGGTGCTGACGCGTTGCTTCTCTCCGGCCACAAGATCGGCGCCGCCAAGGGAATCGGCGCCTATGCCCTTGCCGACGGCGCCTGTCGCCCGACGCCTCTCCTCACCGGCGGCGGACAGGAGCGACGCCATCGCGGTGGAACGCAAGCCGTCGCGCTGATCGCCAGCTTCGGTGCAGCCGCGAGCGTTGCCGCAGACCGCCTCGCCGATGCAGAGGGACGTCTGAACACGCTCGCCGAGCGCCTGCTCGCGCGGCTCGGTGGCGTCGCCGCTCCCTGGAAGCTCCTCGGCAGCGACAGCGCAAAGCTCGCCAATACGTTTGCGATCACCTTGCCCGGCCTCAACGCCGAGACCGCTCAGATGGGGCTCGACCTTGCGGGCTTTGCGGTCTCCGCCGGCTCGGCCTGCTCCTCCGGCAAGGTCGGTGCGAGCCATGTGCTGAACGCCATGAAGGCGGGCGGGCTCGATATCGACGCTTCTGCCGGTGCAATTCGCATCAGCTTCGGTTACGAGACAACCAGTGAAGAAATCGACCTCTTCGCCGCGGCCTTCGGTCGCCTCGCGGAACGGGTCGGGAAAGCTACATCCGGTCTCAGGGCCGCTTAACCGAAGATCCCGGTCTTTTCGCCCGCGAGCCTTCAATTCGCGGTCGATGAGGCCCATCTAGCGTGTGTGACGCCGGTCTTTCCGGCCAAGCGTAACCAAACCACCGGACCTTGAATCCGGCGAGTGTGGAGAAGTGAAATGGCTGCAGTCCAAGAGACCATCGATCAGGTCCGTCGCATTGATGTGGATCAATACAAATACGGCTTCGAGACCATCATCGAGTCGGACACGGCTCCCAAGGGCCTGGACGAGGGAACGATCGCGTTCATCTCGGCAAAGAAGAACGAGCCGCAGTGGATGCTGGACTGGCGCCTTGCCGCCTTCGAGCGCTGGCAGACGCTGGAGAGCCCGACCTGGGCCAAACTCGACTATCCGCCGATCGATTTCCAGGACCTTCACTACTACTCCGCGCCGAAGTCGATGTCGGGTCCCGCGTCGTTGGACGAGGTCGACCCCGAACTCCTTCGCACCTACGAAAAGCTCGGCATCCCCTTGCGCGAGCAGGAGATCCTTGCCGGCGTCGTGAAGCCGGTCGCGCCCGTCGAGTATGACGAGAACGGTGACGCGCTGCCCTCGACCGAACGCCGCGTCGCGGTGGATGCAGTGTTTGACTCGGTGTCGGTCGCAACGACCTTCCAGGCCGAACTGAAGAAGGCCGGCGTGATCTTCATGCCGATCTCGGAGGCCATCCGCGAGCACCCCGATCTGGTGAAGCAGTATCTCGGTACGGTCGTGCCGGTCTCCGACAACTTCTTCGCGACGATGAACTCGGCGGTCTTCACCGACGGCTCCTTCGTCTACGTGCCCCCGGGCGTGCGCTGCCCGATGGAGCTGTCGACCTATTTCCGCATCAACGAGCGCAATACCGGCCAGTTCGAGCGCACGCTGATCATCGCCGACAAGGGCTCCTACGTCTCCTATCTCGAGGGCTGCACCGCGCCGCAGCGCGACGAGAACCAGCTGCACGCCGCCGTCGTCGAGCTGATTGCGCTGGACGACGCCGAGATCAAGTACTCGACCGTCCAGAACTGGTACCCCGGCGACAAGGACGGTAAGGGCGGCATCTACAACTTCGTCACCAAGCGCGGCGATTGCCGCGGCAAGAACGCGAAGATCTCTTGGACGCAGGTCGAGACCGGCTCGGCGATCACCTGGAAATATCCGTCCTGCATCCTGCGCGGCGACAATTCGCGCGGCGAGTTCTACTCGATCGCCGTGTCGAACGGCCGCCAGCAGATCGACTCAGGGACCAAGATGATCCATCTCGGCAAGAACACGTCGAGCCGCATCATCTCCAAGGGTATCGCCGCGGGCCAGTCCAACAACACCTATCGCGGCCAGGTGACGACGCACCGCAAGGCATCCAATGCGCGCAACTTCACGCAGTGCGACAGTCTCCTGATTGGTGAGGACTGCGGCGCGCATACCGTGCCCTACATCGAGGCGAAGAACGCGACCGCGCAGTTCGAGCACGAGGCGACGACGTCGAAGATCTCCGAGGACCAGCTGTTTTACTGCATGCAGCGCGGCATCCCGCAGGAGGAGGCGATCGCGCTGATCGTCAACGGCTTTGTGCGCGACGTCATCCAGCAGCTGCCGATGGAGTTCGCCGTCGAGGCGCAGAAGCTCATTGGCATCAGCCTCGAGGGCAGCGTGGGGTAATGAGCGAAAACACCGACAATCTCGTTCTTGAGTTGCTGAGGCAGATGCGTGGCGACATCGCCGTGATCAAGGACGAGATGTCGCTGATGCGCTCCGAGATGCGCGTGATGCGCCAGCAC
Coding sequences within it:
- a CDS encoding ferritin-like domain-containing protein, giving the protein MVSDSLQRGAASLRGAAIEALLAADLDEKLRLTDYAGNGWFERRLGLSSPGDPAQPSRPGRPAKPDLVSPRLVKRRSVHTPEGRISMIHALAHIELNAIDLALDIVARFAREPVPRSFFDGWMMVAMEEAKHFRLLSGRLKDLGSFYGALPAHDGLWQAVEATAGDLAARLAIVPLILEARGLDVTPSLLAKLDEVGDRETGAILEIIYNDEKKHVAVGAKWFRFLCARQGVNPAQRFQVLVRQCFRGDVKPPFNDRARAEAGLTPTFYRSLSPLSN
- a CDS encoding anhydro-N-acetylmuramic acid kinase is translated as MDETTGLRAIGLMSGTSMDGIDVALLDTDGIHPPTRGPARTYPYEAPFRRRLEAAMEMAKRIVSRGERPGDLAGIEREITDRHADAVRQFLADTGIDAATIDVVGFHGQTVLHRPGEGLTVQLGDGPRLAEALQCKVVYDMRAADMVAGGQGAPLVPAYHAALAAALPEDMRDTPVVFVNIGGISNITYLDGDNDPIAFDTGPGNALLDQWVSREAGIAFDQNGAIASEGGIILSLSEAYLAAPFFAKPIPKSLDRFDFLPPSPDAGSLEDVARTLCLVAARSILMAATHLPRAPKLWVVCGGGRRHPAIMQDLARGALEQGARVVSAEEAGLDGDAMEAEAWGFLAVRSLRGLPLTWPTTTGCRTPSLGGLLADGTGAGKHV
- a CDS encoding peroxiredoxin, whose protein sequence is MISTGSPCPDFTLPDDSGSSVGLADLSGKPFVLFFYPKDDTSGCTQEAIDFTRLKTDFDALGVALIGVSPDPVKKHVKFRDKHALTVRLLSDEEKSLLGAFGVWVEKSMYGKSYMGVERTTVLVDASGTIVRLWPKVKVPGHAEEVLAAARELAAS
- the tyrS gene encoding tyrosine--tRNA ligase; this encodes MAGFKSEFLHTLSERGFIHQTSGDEALDALFATETVSAYIGFDPTARSLHVGSLIQIMMLHWLQKTGHRPVALMGGGTGMIGDPSFKDEARQLLTPEGIEGNLAGIRQAFAPYLAFGDGPTDAIMVNNADWLMGLNYVEFLRDVGRHFSVNRMLAFDSVKLRLDREQSLSFLEFNYMILQAYDFVELSQRYGVRLQMGGSDQWGNIVNGLDLGHRMGTPQLFALTSPLLTTSSGAKMGKSASGAVWLNADMLSPYAFWQYWRNTEDADVGRFLKLYTTLPMDEISRLEALGGAEINEAKKILANAVTGLLHGEAVATEASETARKTFEEGALAENLPTIEVPAEEFDAGIGLLTLYVRAGLATSNSEVRRHVQGGAVRINDQPVSDEKRILGPADLASGVVKLSLGRKKHVLLRPVA
- a CDS encoding alpha/beta hydrolase — protein: MPEVIFNGPSGRLEGRYQAGKEKNAPIAIILHPHPRFGGTMNNQIVYQLFYMFVERGFTTLRFNFRGIGRSQGEFDHGSGELSDAAAALDWIQSLHPDSKNCWVAGYSFGSWIGMQLLMRRPEIEGFISISPQPNSYDFSFLAPCPSSGLIIHGDKDRVAPPKDVQVLVEKLKTQKGILITQKTLAGANHFYTDHSEELMTECADYLDRRLAGELVDVRPKRLR
- a CDS encoding cysteine desulfurase family protein; protein product: MDLMTERDRRIYLDYNSGAPLLPEARAALIDSADLAGNPSSVHAEGRRAYAVVEEARRRVARLVGADPEHLVFTSGATEAAATCLTPEWVMGDQIVTLGALAVADTDHPATREGGRFAPSAVSRLPVDAQGQLRLDALGRWCDGLASGNRAMLCLTLANSETGILQDLAPIRETIAGSGVLLVLDVVQAAGRLPLAISDLGADALLLSGHKIGAAKGIGAYALADGACRPTPLLTGGGQERRHRGGTQAVALIASFGAAASVAADRLADAEGRLNTLAERLLARLGGVAAPWKLLGSDSAKLANTFAITLPGLNAETAQMGLDLAGFAVSAGSACSSGKVGASHVLNAMKAGGLDIDASAGAIRISFGYETTSEEIDLFAAAFGRLAERVGKATSGLRAA
- the sufB gene encoding Fe-S cluster assembly protein SufB, with product MAAVQETIDQVRRIDVDQYKYGFETIIESDTAPKGLDEGTIAFISAKKNEPQWMLDWRLAAFERWQTLESPTWAKLDYPPIDFQDLHYYSAPKSMSGPASLDEVDPELLRTYEKLGIPLREQEILAGVVKPVAPVEYDENGDALPSTERRVAVDAVFDSVSVATTFQAELKKAGVIFMPISEAIREHPDLVKQYLGTVVPVSDNFFATMNSAVFTDGSFVYVPPGVRCPMELSTYFRINERNTGQFERTLIIADKGSYVSYLEGCTAPQRDENQLHAAVVELIALDDAEIKYSTVQNWYPGDKDGKGGIYNFVTKRGDCRGKNAKISWTQVETGSAITWKYPSCILRGDNSRGEFYSIAVSNGRQQIDSGTKMIHLGKNTSSRIISKGIAAGQSNNTYRGQVTTHRKASNARNFTQCDSLLIGEDCGAHTVPYIEAKNATAQFEHEATTSKISEDQLFYCMQRGIPQEEAIALIVNGFVRDVIQQLPMEFAVEAQKLIGISLEGSVG